In Leisingera sp. NJS204, the following are encoded in one genomic region:
- a CDS encoding acyl-CoA dehydrogenase family protein translates to MDFALTEEQQAIFDMAHAFGQDNIAPHSRQWEKDGTIPKSLWPQLAELGFGGLYVSEEYGGSGLSRLDATLVFEALAMADPAIGSFLSIHNMCGGMIDKFGSEETKQKWLPALCTMEKIFSYCLTEPGSGSDAAALKTRAERSNEGYILNGTKAFISGGSYSDAYVVMCRTGEDGPKGISTVVVEDGNPGLSFGALEDKMGWKAQPTSQVQFDDCAIPADNLIGEEGKGFSYAMAGLDGGRLNISAGALGGAQTALDQTVQYMSERKAFGKSINQFQALQFRLAEYETRLQAARTFLRQAAWKLDTGAHDASKFCAMAKLMVTDTAFDVANGCLQLHGGYGYLADYGVEKIVRDLRVHQILEGTNEIMRLIVARQLIAA, encoded by the coding sequence ATGGATTTCGCACTGACAGAAGAACAGCAGGCCATTTTCGACATGGCCCATGCATTCGGCCAGGACAACATCGCACCGCATTCCCGCCAGTGGGAAAAAGACGGCACCATCCCCAAATCCCTGTGGCCGCAATTGGCGGAACTGGGTTTTGGCGGGCTGTATGTGTCTGAGGAATACGGCGGTTCCGGCCTCTCGCGTCTGGATGCCACCCTGGTGTTCGAAGCACTGGCGATGGCGGACCCCGCCATTGGATCGTTCCTGTCGATCCACAATATGTGCGGCGGCATGATCGACAAGTTCGGCTCGGAAGAGACCAAGCAGAAATGGCTGCCCGCACTCTGCACGATGGAGAAGATCTTCTCCTATTGCCTGACCGAACCCGGTTCCGGCTCCGACGCCGCGGCCCTGAAAACCCGCGCCGAGCGCAGCAACGAGGGCTACATCCTGAACGGCACCAAGGCGTTCATCTCCGGCGGCTCCTACTCCGACGCCTATGTCGTGATGTGCCGCACCGGCGAGGATGGCCCCAAAGGCATCTCCACCGTGGTGGTCGAGGATGGCAACCCGGGCCTGTCGTTCGGCGCGCTGGAGGACAAGATGGGGTGGAAGGCGCAGCCCACCTCGCAGGTGCAGTTCGACGATTGCGCGATCCCCGCGGACAACCTGATCGGCGAGGAAGGCAAGGGCTTTTCCTACGCGATGGCCGGACTTGACGGCGGCCGTCTGAACATCTCAGCCGGCGCGCTTGGCGGCGCCCAGACAGCGCTGGATCAGACCGTGCAGTATATGTCCGAGCGCAAGGCCTTTGGTAAATCCATCAACCAGTTCCAGGCACTTCAGTTCCGGCTGGCGGAATATGAAACCCGCCTGCAGGCCGCCCGAACCTTCCTGCGCCAGGCGGCGTGGAAGCTGGACACCGGCGCCCACGACGCCTCCAAGTTCTGCGCCATGGCCAAGCTGATGGTCACCGACACTGCCTTTGACGTGGCCAACGGCTGCCTGCAGCTGCACGGCGGCTACGGGTATCTGGCGGACTACGGGGTTGAGAAGATCGTGCGCGACCTGCGGGTGCACCAGATCTTGGAGGGAACCAATGAAATCATGCGCCTGATCGTCGCCCGCCAGCTGATTGCCGCGTAA
- a CDS encoding CoA-acylating methylmalonate-semialdehyde dehydrogenase, which translates to MKELGHFINGALISGTSGRFDDIFNPATGEVQYLCPMASVVETTDAIEKAAAAQPAWGATNPQKRARVMMAMVGLMNRDMDKLAEALSREHGKTIPDAKGDLQRGLEVIEYCIGAPQMLKGEFTDSAGPGIDMYSMRQPLGVVASIMPFNFPAMMPLWHVGPALACGNAVVLKPSERDPSVPLMLAELFVEAGLPAGVFQVVNGDREAVDTLLDSEIIQGVSFVGSTPIAQYIYSRATANGKRAQCFGGAKNHMIVMPDADLDQAADALVGAGFGAAGERCMAISVAVPVGEETADKLIEKLIPRIEKLKVGPYTAGDDVDLGPVVTAASKERILGLIQSGVDQGAELVVDNRDFKLQGYEDGFFVGAHLFDRVTPDMDIYKQEIFGPVLSTVRADSYEDALKLAMDHEYGNGTAIFTRDGDTARDFASRVNIGMVGINVPIPVPLAYHTFGGWKKSMFGDLNQHGPDSFKFYSRTKTVTSRWPSGIKEGGEFNFKAMD; encoded by the coding sequence ATGAAAGAACTCGGCCATTTTATTAACGGCGCACTGATCTCCGGCACCTCGGGCCGTTTTGACGATATCTTCAACCCTGCAACCGGCGAAGTGCAGTATCTGTGCCCGATGGCCAGTGTTGTGGAAACCACTGACGCCATTGAAAAGGCAGCGGCGGCACAGCCCGCCTGGGGCGCCACCAACCCGCAGAAGCGCGCCCGCGTGATGATGGCCATGGTCGGCCTGATGAACCGCGACATGGACAAGCTGGCCGAGGCGCTGAGCCGTGAGCACGGCAAGACCATTCCCGACGCCAAGGGCGACCTGCAGCGCGGTTTGGAAGTGATCGAATACTGCATCGGCGCGCCGCAAATGCTGAAGGGTGAATTCACCGACAGCGCCGGCCCCGGCATCGACATGTATTCCATGCGCCAGCCGCTAGGCGTCGTTGCCTCGATCATGCCGTTCAACTTCCCCGCCATGATGCCGCTGTGGCACGTCGGCCCGGCCCTGGCCTGCGGCAACGCCGTAGTGCTGAAACCCTCCGAGCGCGACCCCTCGGTGCCGCTGATGCTGGCCGAGCTGTTTGTCGAAGCCGGCCTGCCCGCAGGCGTGTTCCAGGTAGTGAACGGCGACCGCGAAGCGGTTGATACCCTGCTCGACAGCGAGATCATCCAGGGCGTGTCCTTTGTCGGCTCCACCCCGATCGCGCAGTACATCTATTCCCGCGCCACCGCCAACGGCAAGCGCGCCCAGTGTTTCGGCGGCGCCAAGAACCATATGATTGTTATGCCCGACGCCGATCTGGACCAGGCCGCCGACGCGCTGGTCGGTGCAGGCTTCGGCGCGGCTGGCGAACGCTGCATGGCGATCTCGGTTGCGGTGCCGGTGGGTGAGGAAACCGCCGACAAGCTGATCGAAAAGCTCATCCCGCGCATTGAGAAGCTGAAAGTCGGCCCCTACACCGCAGGCGACGACGTGGACCTGGGTCCGGTTGTGACCGCGGCCTCCAAAGAACGCATTCTGGGCCTGATCCAGTCCGGCGTCGATCAGGGCGCGGAACTGGTGGTCGACAACCGCGACTTCAAACTGCAGGGCTACGAGGACGGCTTTTTTGTCGGCGCCCATCTGTTTGACCGGGTGACCCCGGACATGGATATCTACAAGCAGGAAATCTTTGGCCCGGTTCTGTCCACCGTGCGTGCAGACAGCTATGAGGACGCGCTGAAACTGGCGATGGATCACGAATACGGCAACGGCACCGCGATCTTTACCCGCGACGGCGACACCGCCCGTGATTTCGCAAGCCGCGTCAACATCGGCATGGTCGGCATCAACGTGCCGATCCCGGTGCCGCTGGCCTATCACACCTTCGGCGGCTGGAAGAAATCCATGTTCGGCGACCTGAACCAGCACGGCCCCGACAGCTTCAAGTTCTACTCCCGCACCAAGACCGTGACCTCGCGCTGGCCCTCGGGCATCAAGGAAGGCGGCGAGTTCAACTTCAAAGCAATGGACTGA
- a CDS encoding fatty acid desaturase, whose product MSNSPDSTRPQAAEKTARDWVKVLAQYREPDHRRSAFELAVTVVPFLLLWALAWWSLSVSYWLTLAISILIAAFLLRLFTIQHDCGHGSFFRNRHVSDWVGRIIGVLTLTPYDVWRRTHSIHHSTHGNLGKRGMGDIHTMTVAEYRALGRWDRLMYRIYRHPVTLFGFGPGYLFFLQNRIPYGLMNQARYWISAMGTNAVILTAVGIIWYFGGLMPLLLIFVPATLVAATAGMWLFYVQHQFETTQWEQEEDWQLHDAALHGSSHYVLPPVLQWISANIGIHHVHHLYSRIPFYRLTEVLRDHAELSEGNRMTIRESLANARLHLWDEDSKRLLSFAQARPLYS is encoded by the coding sequence ATGAGCAACTCCCCAGACTCCACCAGGCCGCAGGCGGCCGAGAAAACGGCGCGCGACTGGGTGAAGGTCCTCGCGCAATACAGGGAACCCGATCACAGGCGCAGCGCGTTTGAACTGGCGGTCACGGTTGTCCCCTTTCTCCTGCTCTGGGCTCTGGCCTGGTGGTCGCTGTCGGTCAGCTATTGGCTGACGCTGGCGATCTCCATTCTGATCGCGGCTTTCCTGTTGCGCCTATTCACCATCCAGCATGATTGCGGTCACGGTTCCTTCTTCCGCAACCGCCATGTCAGCGATTGGGTCGGCCGCATCATCGGCGTTCTGACCCTCACCCCGTATGACGTTTGGCGCCGCACCCATTCAATCCACCACAGCACCCATGGCAACCTGGGCAAGCGCGGCATGGGCGACATCCACACGATGACCGTGGCCGAATACCGGGCGCTGGGACGCTGGGACCGGCTGATGTACCGGATCTACCGCCACCCCGTGACCCTGTTCGGGTTTGGCCCCGGCTACCTGTTCTTCCTGCAAAACCGCATTCCCTACGGTCTGATGAACCAGGCCCGCTATTGGATCAGCGCGATGGGCACCAATGCGGTGATCCTCACAGCTGTCGGCATTATCTGGTACTTTGGCGGGCTGATGCCGCTTCTGCTGATCTTTGTGCCGGCAACATTGGTCGCCGCAACAGCAGGCATGTGGCTGTTCTATGTGCAGCATCAATTTGAGACCACTCAATGGGAACAGGAAGAAGACTGGCAGCTGCATGACGCCGCCCTGCATGGCAGCTCGCACTATGTGCTGCCGCCGGTTCTGCAGTGGATCAGCGCCAATATCGGCATCCACCATGTGCATCACCTTTACAGCCGCATCCCGTTCTACCGCCTGACCGAAGTGCTGCGCGATCATGCGGAACTGTCCGAAGGCAACCGGATGACCATCCGCGAAAGCCTGGCCAATGCCCGGCTGCACCTGTGGGATGAAGACAGCAAGCGCCTGCTGTCCTTCGCCCAGGCCCGGCCGCTGTACTCCTGA
- the mmsB gene encoding 3-hydroxyisobutyrate dehydrogenase, whose translation MKIGFIGLGNMGGPMAANLAKAGHEVTGFDMADVSIEGVTMAASGPEAAAGADAVITMLPNGAILRLVAAEIIPAMTKGGAFIDCSTVDVDSARAVAEQADAAGLLSVDAPVSGGIGGAAGGTLTFMAGGSADAFAAAEPLFDIMGQKAVHCGEAGAGQAAKICNNMILGVTMIATCEAFALADKLGLDRQKMFDVVSTSSGYSWTMNAYCPAPGVGPQSPADNNYQPGFAAELMLKDLGLSQQAAASADADTPMGELAMALYKKFVEDEDGKGMDFSAMLPRFETRGRDG comes from the coding sequence ATGAAAATCGGATTTATAGGACTGGGCAACATGGGCGGGCCGATGGCCGCCAACCTGGCCAAAGCAGGCCACGAGGTCACCGGTTTTGATATGGCCGATGTCAGCATCGAAGGCGTGACAATGGCCGCCTCCGGCCCCGAGGCCGCAGCAGGCGCCGACGCCGTCATCACCATGCTGCCCAACGGCGCCATCCTGCGCCTTGTCGCGGCTGAGATCATCCCGGCAATGACCAAAGGCGGCGCCTTCATCGACTGCTCCACCGTCGACGTGGACTCCGCCCGCGCGGTTGCCGAACAGGCCGACGCCGCAGGTCTTTTGTCCGTGGACGCCCCGGTCTCCGGCGGCATCGGCGGCGCGGCCGGCGGCACGCTCACCTTCATGGCCGGCGGCTCGGCTGATGCCTTTGCCGCCGCCGAACCGCTGTTTGATATCATGGGTCAAAAGGCTGTGCATTGCGGCGAGGCCGGCGCCGGTCAGGCGGCCAAGATCTGCAACAACATGATCCTCGGCGTGACGATGATTGCCACCTGCGAGGCCTTTGCGCTGGCCGACAAGCTGGGTCTTGACCGGCAGAAGATGTTCGATGTGGTCTCCACCTCCTCCGGCTACAGCTGGACCATGAACGCCTATTGCCCGGCACCGGGCGTCGGCCCGCAGTCGCCCGCCGACAACAATTACCAGCCCGGATTTGCGGCTGAGCTGATGCTGAAGGACCTGGGCCTTAGCCAGCAAGCCGCGGCCAGCGCCGACGCCGACACGCCGATGGGGGAACTGGCCATGGCGCTGTACAAGAAATTCGTCGAGGACGAAGACGGCAAAGGCATGGATTTTTCTGCCATGCTGCCGCGGTTCGAGACACGCGGCCGCGACGGCTGA
- a CDS encoding Hint domain-containing protein — protein sequence MATATELNINSSATATQMAEEIFGDGVTVESASYSGDSLSSGIYTGADTTTPGVAPADSGVILSTGYARDFTNSDGSTNTNVRGNTSTNTTGANNDADFNALAGAATRDASFLEIDFTPDGDLLTIDFVLSSEEYPEFANSQYNDVVGVWVNGVEAQVSIGNGTASIGNINDGTENVYVDNTGDQFNTEMDGFTITLTFVAPVNAGEINTLKIGVADTVDSSYDTNLLIAGGSVQTAVVAQDDQEDIAINKTRVVDVLENDTTTGGTLTITHINGQEVFANDTVTLATGQQITLNADGTLTVVTDGDLETVYFNYTADNGLGNSDTGLVEINQTVPCFLRGTLIRVPGGEIPVEDLRPGMEVLTYDNGPQPLQWTGSRRIACTPGTAPIRFAKGSCGNSRDLYVSPQHRMLVSGSRAELLFGEGEVLVKAKDLVNDSTIRPALEMQEAQYVHLLFGRHQILWADGALSESYQPGPQTAAGFDAGTLAEIRELFPELCAETGRGYGNAARLALRSHEARVLAAA from the coding sequence ATGGCCACGGCAACGGAACTGAACATCAACTCCTCTGCAACCGCCACCCAGATGGCAGAGGAAATCTTTGGCGACGGCGTCACGGTTGAAAGTGCCAGCTACAGCGGCGACAGCCTGTCATCGGGCATCTACACTGGCGCTGATACAACCACACCAGGCGTAGCACCTGCAGATTCCGGCGTGATCCTGTCGACAGGTTACGCCCGCGACTTTACCAACAGCGACGGCAGCACCAACACAAACGTCCGCGGCAACACCAGCACCAATACCACCGGCGCCAACAACGACGCGGATTTCAACGCCCTCGCCGGTGCCGCCACCCGCGATGCCTCGTTTCTGGAAATCGACTTCACCCCGGACGGCGACCTGCTGACCATCGACTTTGTGCTGTCCTCCGAGGAATACCCCGAGTTCGCCAATTCGCAATACAATGACGTGGTCGGTGTCTGGGTGAATGGAGTAGAGGCCCAGGTCTCCATCGGCAACGGCACCGCGTCGATCGGCAATATCAACGATGGCACCGAAAACGTCTATGTCGACAACACCGGCGACCAGTTCAACACCGAAATGGACGGGTTCACCATCACCCTGACCTTTGTCGCTCCGGTGAATGCAGGGGAGATCAACACCCTCAAGATCGGCGTCGCCGATACTGTAGACAGCAGCTATGACACCAACCTGCTGATTGCCGGCGGCTCAGTGCAGACAGCGGTGGTCGCGCAGGATGACCAGGAAGATATCGCGATCAACAAGACCCGTGTGGTGGATGTACTGGAAAACGACACCACCACCGGCGGCACGCTGACCATCACCCATATCAATGGCCAGGAAGTGTTCGCAAATGATACCGTCACCCTGGCAACCGGACAGCAGATCACTCTGAACGCCGACGGCACCTTGACCGTCGTCACCGATGGCGACCTGGAAACCGTCTATTTCAACTACACTGCAGACAACGGTCTGGGCAACTCCGACACCGGCCTGGTCGAGATCAACCAGACGGTTCCCTGCTTCCTGCGCGGCACCCTGATCCGGGTGCCCGGCGGTGAAATCCCGGTCGAGGACCTGCGCCCCGGCATGGAGGTTCTTACCTACGACAACGGCCCGCAGCCCCTGCAATGGACCGGCAGCCGCCGCATCGCCTGCACGCCCGGGACCGCTCCGATCCGCTTTGCCAAAGGCAGCTGCGGCAACAGCCGCGACCTATATGTGTCGCCGCAGCACCGGATGCTGGTTTCCGGCAGCCGCGCCGAGCTGCTGTTCGGCGAGGGTGAGGTTCTGGTCAAGGCCAAGGACCTGGTGAACGACAGCACCATCCGCCCGGCGCTGGAGATGCAGGAAGCGCAGTATGTCCACCTGCTGTTCGGCCGCCACCAGATTCTCTGGGCCGACGGCGCCCTCAGCGAAAGCTACCAGCCCGGCCCGCAAACAGCGGCAGGATTTGACGCTGGCACCTTGGCGGAAATCCGCGAATTGTTCCCGGAACTCTGCGCTGAAACCGGCCGCGGGTACGGAAATGCGGCGCGGCTGGCCCTGCGCAGCCATGAAGCGCGGGTTCTTGCCGCTGCGTAA
- a CDS encoding O-linked N-acetylglucosamine transferase, SPINDLY family protein, with the protein MRRKLRNFGDTLFQTDSMQVNPAGRIPKGVLSVSNSGAQHFLASEAIAKSNKKLPEVLPGNARAALALGIRHGMVQQSEGTPEAQAMALYDRARKFALKRQYRDAEYLLRQALELDGKNRKIHAALGETLEMTNQHSKALLVHLDALRLDPSDSNSMSYIGSYLMRLHQDEEAINYFEAAYQFDPKNATAFARMLFLQRRRCDWTHLANLDKKLKLLKETQAVVDPFASLSVVDDPELQKKLSVKVAMTHKTVAGDVDFARPRANGRKIRLGYFSSDFFDHATMFLIGRQFEMHNRERFEIYIYDYGRDRDQEGKRRAEKAADTYRHVADKENNEIAEIARMDGLDIAVDLKGYTRDNRLNIFNERLAPVHVTYLGYPGTCGVKEMDYMVADPVTIPAQLRKHYTEKILYMPDCYQPNDDKRSASANKPSRSDVGLPEDAFVFCSFNSPYKVSPEEFDIWMKLLKKVPSSVLWFYCNEGGAQKNIVKEAKRRGVPADRIVFAGFADQSDHLARLPLADIFLDTFAVNAHTTASDALWAGVPVVTKIGKQFAARVAASLLHNVGMQELVASSPQKYQALALKLARDQKYLADVKARVKQGIAEGPLYDTQKFTRNFEALMEKTLERVNAGLKPEHISLT; encoded by the coding sequence ATGAGGAGAAAATTAAGAAACTTCGGCGACACTCTGTTCCAAACAGACAGCATGCAGGTGAATCCTGCAGGACGTATTCCAAAAGGAGTTCTATCAGTGTCGAATTCAGGCGCTCAGCATTTTCTGGCCTCCGAAGCCATCGCCAAATCGAATAAAAAACTTCCTGAGGTTTTACCAGGCAACGCACGTGCAGCTCTTGCCTTGGGTATTCGGCATGGAATGGTACAGCAATCTGAGGGAACCCCTGAGGCGCAGGCGATGGCCCTTTACGACCGGGCGAGAAAATTTGCCTTGAAACGGCAATACCGTGATGCTGAATACCTGTTGCGTCAGGCGTTGGAGCTCGACGGAAAGAACCGGAAGATCCACGCGGCTCTTGGTGAGACGCTGGAGATGACAAACCAGCATAGTAAGGCGCTTCTTGTTCATCTTGATGCACTCCGCCTTGATCCTTCGGACTCAAACAGCATGTCGTACATCGGCAGTTATCTGATGCGTCTTCACCAGGATGAGGAAGCAATCAATTACTTTGAGGCTGCCTATCAATTCGATCCAAAGAATGCGACCGCATTTGCAAGGATGCTGTTCTTGCAGAGAAGAAGGTGCGATTGGACACATCTTGCTAACCTGGACAAAAAGCTGAAGCTGCTGAAAGAGACACAAGCGGTCGTTGATCCGTTTGCCTCCTTGTCAGTGGTTGACGATCCGGAACTCCAGAAGAAACTCTCTGTAAAAGTTGCCATGACACATAAAACGGTGGCCGGAGACGTTGACTTTGCCCGGCCGCGTGCAAATGGCAGAAAGATCCGGTTGGGATACTTCTCCAGCGACTTCTTTGATCATGCCACAATGTTCTTGATCGGCCGGCAATTTGAGATGCACAATCGGGAGCGTTTCGAAATTTATATTTACGACTACGGTAGGGACAGAGATCAAGAGGGCAAGCGGAGAGCAGAAAAAGCGGCAGACACATATAGGCATGTGGCCGACAAAGAAAACAATGAAATTGCGGAAATCGCGCGAATGGACGGGCTGGATATTGCCGTAGATTTGAAGGGGTATACAAGGGACAACCGCCTGAACATCTTTAATGAGCGGCTGGCTCCTGTGCATGTTACTTATTTGGGTTACCCCGGCACCTGCGGTGTCAAGGAAATGGACTACATGGTAGCTGATCCCGTCACGATCCCGGCTCAATTGCGAAAGCACTATACCGAAAAAATCTTGTATATGCCCGATTGCTATCAGCCAAATGACGATAAACGCTCCGCATCAGCGAACAAGCCATCCCGTTCCGATGTTGGATTGCCGGAGGATGCGTTCGTGTTTTGCTCCTTCAATAGTCCGTACAAGGTATCGCCTGAAGAGTTCGATATTTGGATGAAACTCCTGAAGAAGGTACCGAGCAGCGTCCTTTGGTTCTACTGCAATGAAGGTGGAGCTCAGAAAAATATTGTCAAAGAAGCTAAGAGGCGAGGTGTTCCCGCCGACCGGATAGTTTTCGCCGGATTTGCAGATCAAAGTGATCACTTGGCCCGCTTGCCTCTTGCAGATATCTTTTTGGATACTTTTGCAGTGAACGCGCATACCACCGCAAGCGACGCTTTGTGGGCCGGGGTGCCTGTTGTCACCAAAATCGGCAAACAGTTTGCGGCGCGTGTCGCTGCCAGTCTACTCCATAACGTTGGAATGCAGGAACTTGTGGCCAGTTCGCCTCAAAAATATCAGGCTCTTGCACTCAAACTGGCGCGGGATCAAAAGTATCTTGCAGATGTGAAAGCAAGGGTCAAACAGGGGATCGCAGAAGGGCCTCTGTATGACACTCAAAAGTTCACTCGGAATTTCGAGGCCTTGATGGAAAAAACCCTCGAGAGGGTCAATGCAGGTCTGAAGCCGGAACACATCAGCCTGACCTGA
- a CDS encoding L,D-transpeptidase, with translation MTKLKITRRATLMGLGATLAAPAVLRAQSTDAFPQDEPPIREEVAVQRNLSAFTQQDWQDHFDTLGAGCLLADISSRALHYWGPDGETYRLFPSSVPMTEDLTKRGYTKVVRKRENPSWTPTASMRERDPTLPVRIEGGVPGNPLGTRAMYLDWPAYLVHGTHDTRKIGRQSSSGCIGLYNQHAEELFEMVQIGTQVRLL, from the coding sequence ATGACCAAACTCAAAATCACCCGCCGCGCCACCCTGATGGGCCTTGGCGCCACTTTGGCCGCTCCGGCCGTCCTGCGGGCGCAATCGACGGATGCCTTCCCGCAAGACGAGCCCCCCATTCGCGAAGAGGTAGCGGTGCAGCGCAATCTGTCCGCCTTCACGCAGCAGGACTGGCAGGATCATTTCGACACGCTCGGCGCCGGCTGCTTGCTGGCCGATATCAGCTCCCGCGCGCTGCATTACTGGGGGCCGGACGGTGAAACCTACCGGCTGTTCCCCTCCTCTGTGCCGATGACCGAGGATCTGACCAAACGCGGCTACACCAAAGTGGTGCGCAAACGGGAAAACCCAAGCTGGACTCCGACCGCCTCCATGCGCGAGCGTGATCCAACCCTGCCCGTCCGGATCGAGGGCGGCGTTCCCGGCAACCCGCTGGGCACCCGGGCAATGTATCTGGACTGGCCGGCCTATCTGGTGCACGGGACCCACGACACCCGCAAGATCGGACGGCAAAGCTCCTCCGGCTGTATCGGCCTCTACAATCAGCACGCCGAGGAGCTGTTTGAAATGGTGCAGATCGGCACCCAGGTCCGGTTGCTGTAG
- a CDS encoding enoyl-CoA hydratase/isomerase family protein → MSDIHIRKSGQAGRITFTRPKALNAMSYEMCMAIDAAMREWAKDNSVKLVVIDAEGDKAFCAGGDIAELYDTGTKGDYSYGRTFWRDEYRLNALIFEYKKPVISFMQGFTMGGGVGIGCHGTHRVVNETSQIAMPEVGIGLVPDVGGSLMLALAPDHLGEYLGMTAARMGADDAILAGFADFFIPQEQWPAMISALEETGAAKLVEDAALPAPQGKLRPALADISRHFAKETLEDIQASLQAEDSDFAAATLKSLSRNSPLSMACTLEMLRRLRADGPAIRRALDLEYRYTFRAMDKSDFLEGIRAQIIDKDRNPKWQYANQAVPAQAIEDMLAPLGADALTFEEELT, encoded by the coding sequence ATGAGTGATATCCATATCCGCAAATCCGGCCAGGCCGGCCGCATCACCTTCACCCGCCCCAAGGCGCTGAACGCGATGAGCTATGAGATGTGCATGGCCATTGATGCAGCGATGCGGGAGTGGGCCAAGGATAACAGCGTCAAGCTGGTGGTGATCGACGCCGAAGGCGACAAGGCCTTTTGCGCCGGTGGCGACATTGCCGAGCTGTATGATACCGGCACCAAAGGCGATTACAGCTATGGCCGTACCTTCTGGCGCGATGAATACCGGCTGAACGCGCTGATTTTTGAATACAAGAAACCGGTGATCAGCTTCATGCAGGGCTTCACCATGGGCGGCGGCGTTGGCATCGGCTGCCATGGCACCCACCGGGTTGTGAATGAAACCAGCCAGATTGCCATGCCTGAGGTCGGCATCGGCCTGGTGCCGGATGTGGGCGGCTCCTTGATGCTGGCGCTGGCGCCGGATCATTTGGGCGAATACCTTGGCATGACCGCGGCCAGGATGGGCGCCGATGACGCGATCCTTGCGGGTTTTGCTGATTTTTTCATCCCGCAAGAGCAATGGCCCGCGATGATATCCGCGCTGGAAGAAACCGGCGCCGCCAAACTGGTCGAGGACGCCGCCCTGCCCGCTCCGCAAGGAAAGCTGCGCCCGGCGCTGGCGGATATCTCCCGCCACTTCGCCAAGGAGACGCTGGAAGACATTCAAGCCAGCCTCCAGGCTGAGGACAGCGATTTTGCCGCCGCGACGTTGAAATCCCTCAGCCGCAACTCGCCGCTGTCGATGGCCTGCACGCTGGAAATGCTGCGCCGCCTGCGCGCGGATGGCCCTGCCATCCGCCGGGCGCTGGATCTGGAATACCGCTACACCTTCCGCGCCATGGACAAGAGTGATTTCCTGGAGGGCATCCGGGCCCAGATCATTGACAAGGACCGCAATCCGAAATGGCAATATGCAAACCAGGCTGTACCTGCGCAGGCGATTGAAGACATGCTGGCGCCCTTGGGCGCAGATGCGCTGACATTTGAGGAGGAACTCACATGA
- a CDS encoding DNA cytosine methyltransferase, with amino-acid sequence MQPEWCFFENVAGHLTLGLQDVVGDLQGMGCRVAARVQSAAEAGGSHIRQRLFILAHADLQAGRQPDLDPDGARQLPVCGGSESDRGSGLAEDGGAVLEGDVGSDEGHRLDAGAAGLFAPMPGDLAGWGRALEGGSPAAAEPCLHRLDDGLACGGDRSAAAGNGVVPMAAARAYLELRKEFEV; translated from the coding sequence GTGCAGCCGGAATGGTGCTTCTTTGAAAACGTCGCCGGCCATCTCACCCTTGGCCTGCAAGACGTCGTCGGCGACCTTCAAGGCATGGGCTGCCGGGTTGCAGCGCGCGTGCAATCGGCGGCTGAAGCCGGCGGGTCTCATATCAGGCAAAGGCTCTTCATTCTGGCCCACGCCGACCTACAAGCAGGGCGGCAACCGGACCTCGATCCGGATGGGGCCCGGCAGCTTCCTGTTTGTGGCGGATCAGAATCAGACCGGGGGTCAGGTCTCGCTGAGGACGGCGGGGCTGTGCTGGAAGGTGATGTGGGATCTGATGAAGGCCACCGGCTGGACGCCGGGGCCGCTGGCCTCTTCGCCCCGATGCCTGGTGACCTTGCTGGCTGGGGACGCGCACTCGAAGGGGGCAGCCCTGCTGCAGCAGAACCCTGCCTTCACCGACTGGATGATGGGCTGGCCTGCGGGGGGGACCGATCCGCTGCAGCCGGTAACGGGGTGGTCCCAATGGCTGCAGCGCGCGCGTATCTCGAATTGAGGAAGGAGTTCGAGGTGTGA